The following are encoded in a window of Flavobacterium psychrotrophum genomic DNA:
- a CDS encoding DsbA family protein produces the protein MSAQKTNPLLCDPVSGTCEMPANTSSALQDTITPATKPVKIVYYTDPICSSCWGIEPQLRKLKLEYGDYFEIDYRMGGLLPDWSYNSGGISKPADVAHHWDEASLHYEMPIDGDVWLEDPLDSSYPSCIAMKAAQLQDKDTAVKFMRILREKLYLEKKNITKWDNIAEAAKLAGLDVIKLKADFDGDAKQLFAEDLEYARKLGVRGFPTLFFSDGTANQLTVYGSKPYDFYEKALLALHPEAKKKPVINSTDPLALFSIYPTLTAKEYAVLCDEATTEVKEILEQLCKEGKLDKTVIKTGTLYRKKQEPSTAPIKECRPE, from the coding sequence ATGAGCGCACAAAAAACAAACCCCTTACTGTGCGACCCGGTGAGCGGAACATGCGAAATGCCTGCAAATACCTCATCTGCGTTACAAGACACCATAACACCTGCTACCAAGCCTGTAAAAATAGTTTATTATACAGACCCTATCTGTTCATCATGCTGGGGCATAGAGCCGCAACTCAGGAAACTGAAGCTTGAATATGGCGATTATTTTGAAATAGATTACCGTATGGGAGGCCTCCTGCCCGACTGGAGCTATAACAGCGGTGGGATTAGCAAACCGGCCGATGTGGCGCATCATTGGGATGAAGCCAGCCTGCACTATGAAATGCCCATTGACGGCGATGTATGGCTGGAAGATCCGCTGGATTCTTCGTATCCATCCTGTATTGCCATGAAGGCGGCGCAATTGCAGGATAAAGATACAGCGGTAAAATTTATGCGCATTTTAAGGGAAAAACTATATCTCGAAAAGAAGAATATTACCAAATGGGACAATATTGCCGAAGCCGCAAAACTGGCAGGTCTTGATGTTATAAAACTAAAAGCCGATTTTGACGGAGATGCAAAACAGCTTTTTGCCGAAGACCTGGAATATGCCCGCAAGCTGGGCGTAAGGGGATTCCCTACGCTGTTCTTTTCTGATGGTACAGCTAACCAGCTAACGGTATACGGTTCTAAACCCTATGATTTCTACGAAAAAGCATTGCTTGCATTGCATCCTGAAGCAAAGAAAAAGCCTGTAATTAATAGTACCGACCCTTTAGCGCTGTTTAGTATTTACCCTACGCTTACCGCAAAAGAATATGCTGTACTGTGTGATGAAGCTACTACAGAAGTAAAAGAAATTTTAGAACAGCTTTGCAAAGAAGGTAAGCTAGACAAAACGGTAATTAAAACCGGAACGCTATACCGCAAAAAACAAGAACCATCCACTGCCCCTATAAAAGAGTGCCGGCCTGAGTAA
- a CDS encoding DUF5687 family protein codes for MFKKFLWLEWKAFTRSSAFGTNLALKIFMGIMAFIYSLGVLSMSIAAYYGVKEEMHQDPLVVVNKYLIYYFLADILFKVLLQKIPVINIRPLLTLPITRKTIVNFAMGKTLVSFFNLVHIFFFVPFSIVLLIEGYDPLGVVLWWLGAWLLIYVNNLINLLLNDNDFVFIIFVTILGGLVALQYYSYFDVTLVTGVFYQGLFDTYYMFVIPVVVFAGLWLYTHRFFTKKLYLDTGLKGKTEIAQAQDFTWLNRFGSMSTFLKNDLKLILRNKRSKTSVVMSVLFIFYGLLFFGGGIEVYDNAPMKMFASIFVSGGFLLMFGQFVPSWDSAYYPLMMSQNIPYRDYIASKWWLMVLGTAVSAVLASFYLYFGIDTYLMILAGAVFNIGVNSLLVLLGGAFLKTPVDLASGKQAFGDKKAFNLKTFLISLPKMLLPMGLYVVGAAIHSATLGSILVALTGILGIALRNVAFRAIEKIYKSEKYSTLAAYKQKG; via the coding sequence ATGTTTAAAAAATTCCTCTGGCTGGAGTGGAAGGCCTTTACACGGTCTTCGGCATTTGGCACCAACCTCGCCCTGAAAATCTTTATGGGTATCATGGCTTTTATTTACAGCCTTGGTGTACTTTCTATGAGTATTGCCGCTTACTATGGCGTTAAAGAAGAAATGCACCAGGACCCGCTTGTGGTAGTAAACAAATACCTTATTTATTACTTTCTGGCAGATATACTGTTTAAAGTACTGCTGCAAAAAATTCCGGTCATAAATATCAGGCCATTACTTACCCTTCCCATAACCCGCAAAACCATTGTAAACTTTGCCATGGGCAAAACACTGGTATCGTTCTTTAACCTGGTACACATATTCTTTTTTGTGCCCTTTAGCATTGTACTGCTTATAGAGGGGTACGATCCACTGGGTGTTGTACTATGGTGGCTGGGCGCCTGGTTACTTATTTATGTAAATAACCTTATTAACCTGCTGCTAAATGATAACGATTTTGTATTCATTATTTTTGTCACAATACTTGGCGGGCTGGTAGCACTGCAATACTATAGCTATTTTGATGTTACGCTGGTAACCGGTGTTTTTTACCAGGGGCTTTTTGACACATATTATATGTTTGTTATTCCCGTTGTGGTATTTGCAGGGTTGTGGCTGTACACGCACCGTTTCTTTACTAAAAAACTATACCTGGACACAGGGCTTAAAGGCAAGACCGAAATTGCACAGGCTCAGGATTTTACCTGGCTTAACCGTTTTGGCAGCATGAGTACGTTTCTTAAAAACGACCTGAAGCTTATACTGCGCAATAAGCGTTCTAAAACATCGGTAGTAATGAGTGTGCTGTTTATTTTTTATGGCCTGCTGTTTTTTGGCGGCGGCATAGAGGTTTATGACAATGCACCCATGAAAATGTTTGCCTCTATATTTGTAAGTGGCGGTTTCCTGCTTATGTTTGGGCAGTTTGTACCCAGCTGGGATAGTGCTTACTACCCGCTAATGATGAGCCAGAACATACCCTACCGCGATTATATAGCCAGCAAATGGTGGCTCATGGTACTGGGTACTGCGGTAAGTGCCGTGCTGGCATCGTTCTACCTGTACTTTGGTATAGATACATACCTTATGATACTTGCCGGGGCGGTGTTTAACATTGGCGTAAACTCGCTGTTGGTATTACTGGGCGGGGCGTTTCTTAAAACTCCGGTAGACCTTGCCAGCGGCAAGCAGGCCTTTGGCGACAAAAAAGCCTTTAACCTTAAAACGTTTTTAATATCGTTGCCAAAAATGCTACTGCCTATGGGCTTATATGTTGTGGGTGCCGCAATACATAGTGCAACCTTAGGGTCCATACTTGTGGCGCTTACCGGCATACTGGGCATAGCACTAAGAAATGTAGCTTTCCGTGCGATAGAAAAAATTTACAAATCAGAAAAATACAGCACCCTGGCAGCTTACAAGCAAAAAGGATAA
- a CDS encoding PadR family transcriptional regulator has product MKNSQLYKGSLTTIIMKLLEENGRMYGYEITQKVKLLTKGELAITEGALYPALHKLEADGLLDVEVERVDNRLRKYYKLTESGSKETVNRLAELEDFIRNMQSLVNPAPNPDLQF; this is encoded by the coding sequence ATGAAAAACTCACAATTATATAAAGGCAGCCTAACCACCATTATCATGAAGCTACTCGAAGAGAATGGCCGCATGTATGGGTATGAGATTACCCAAAAGGTAAAGTTGCTTACTAAGGGCGAACTTGCCATAACCGAAGGCGCCCTGTACCCTGCCCTGCACAAGCTGGAAGCCGATGGCCTGCTGGATGTAGAGGTAGAGCGTGTAGACAACCGCCTGCGCAAATACTACAAGCTTACCGAAAGCGGCAGTAAAGAAACCGTAAACCGCCTGGCAGAGCTGGAAGACTTTATACGCAATATGCAGAGCCTTGTAAACCCTGCACCAAATCCTGACCTTCAGTTTTAA
- a CDS encoding RidA family protein has protein sequence MQKREFSPWAWQDGRSYVQAVEVKNVEGTLYCSGQAAVHADGTSSTAGMKEQLQLAISNLEQVITGAGYECKNIVRLNVYTTAIGQLWPEFSILQDWVAQHGIKQATTLFEVKSLFETLAVELEATVVK, from the coding sequence ATGCAAAAAAGAGAGTTTAGCCCATGGGCATGGCAGGATGGCCGCAGTTATGTGCAGGCTGTAGAAGTAAAAAATGTTGAGGGTACTTTATACTGTTCAGGGCAGGCCGCCGTACATGCCGATGGCACATCGAGCACCGCAGGCATGAAAGAACAGCTACAACTGGCAATTTCTAACCTTGAGCAAGTTATTACGGGTGCAGGTTATGAGTGTAAAAATATAGTACGCTTAAACGTGTATACAACCGCTATTGGCCAACTTTGGCCTGAGTTTTCTATACTCCAGGACTGGGTGGCGCAGCATGGCATTAAACAGGCTACAACGTTGTTTGAAGTAAAAAGCCTTTTTGAAACCCTTGCTGTAGAACTTGAGGCTACGGTTGTAAAATAA
- a CDS encoding peptidylprolyl isomerase, which produces MQKQILLLLLSVIIISCKGSDSGYSDATAPDTFTATFETTKGNFEVEIKKAWSPKAADRFYNLIESGFYNNTLFYRVVPGFVAQCGSLDAFVMKEWEAVKVPDEPVLHGNKRGTVTFARSGKESRGLDMFINLYDNTPLDTINYEGVKGYPAFGTVTKGMDVVDKLYSGYGEATMENQAYYSSQHRMQGAFPQLDKIKKAYITSGK; this is translated from the coding sequence ATGCAAAAACAAATACTACTGCTACTACTTTCTGTAATCATTATTAGCTGTAAAGGTTCTGATTCCGGTTATAGCGATGCAACAGCACCCGATACCTTTACCGCAACTTTTGAAACGACCAAGGGTAATTTTGAGGTTGAAATAAAAAAGGCATGGTCGCCTAAAGCTGCTGACCGTTTTTATAACCTTATAGAAAGTGGTTTTTATAACAATACCCTTTTTTACAGGGTAGTTCCGGGATTTGTAGCCCAGTGCGGTAGCTTAGATGCTTTTGTAATGAAAGAATGGGAAGCCGTTAAAGTGCCCGATGAGCCTGTGCTGCATGGTAATAAGCGCGGCACAGTAACCTTTGCCCGGTCTGGTAAAGAGTCGCGCGGGCTTGATATGTTTATAAACCTGTATGACAATACACCTCTGGATACCATTAACTACGAAGGTGTAAAAGGCTATCCTGCTTTTGGTACTGTAACTAAAGGTATGGATGTGGTAGACAAACTGTACTCCGGCTACGGAGAGGCTACTATGGAAAACCAGGCATACTACTCCAGCCAGCACCGTATGCAGGGGGCTTTTCCGCAACTTGATAAAATTAAAAAGGCATATATAACCTCAGGAAAATAA
- a CDS encoding DUF808 domain-containing protein, with amino-acid sequence MASGFFAILDDIAALMDDVAVTSKIATQKTAGILGDDLAVNAEKATGFLSSRELPVLWAITKGSFINKLIIIPVALALNVFFPIAIKFILILGGFYLAYEGVEKIIEYFFHHAKTGEEVVDPKEEGSADAEKAKVKSAITTDFILSVEIVIIALGTVLDENLTVQIITVAVVAFLATVGVYGIVALIVRMDDAGFKLIKKSNGKGFLSQLGNVLVKALPYVIKTLAIVGTIALILVSGGIFVHNIAYLHHVLPQVPDMLKEFGLGLIGGLVAVAVITGSKKLFSLVKGS; translated from the coding sequence ATGGCTTCAGGTTTTTTCGCGATCTTAGATGATATCGCTGCCCTAATGGATGATGTGGCAGTTACAAGTAAAATTGCTACACAAAAAACAGCAGGAATATTAGGCGATGACCTTGCCGTTAACGCTGAGAAAGCTACCGGCTTTTTATCATCAAGAGAGTTACCTGTACTGTGGGCTATTACAAAAGGTTCGTTTATAAACAAACTAATCATTATTCCCGTGGCGCTGGCGCTGAATGTGTTTTTTCCTATTGCTATAAAATTTATACTTATACTGGGTGGTTTTTATCTGGCTTATGAGGGTGTTGAAAAAATAATTGAATACTTTTTTCATCATGCCAAGACCGGTGAAGAAGTAGTTGACCCCAAAGAAGAAGGTAGCGCCGATGCCGAAAAAGCCAAAGTAAAGTCTGCTATTACTACTGATTTTATTCTTTCGGTAGAAATTGTAATTATTGCTTTAGGTACCGTTCTTGACGAAAACCTTACAGTGCAGATAATAACTGTAGCTGTGGTAGCATTCCTGGCAACTGTGGGTGTTTACGGTATTGTAGCGCTTATTGTGCGTATGGATGATGCCGGTTTTAAACTTATAAAAAAGTCTAACGGCAAAGGTTTTTTATCGCAGTTGGGCAATGTACTTGTAAAAGCGCTTCCTTATGTAATTAAAACTCTTGCTATTGTAGGTACCATTGCACTTATACTGGTTTCGGGCGGAATTTTTGTACATAACATAGCTTACCTGCACCATGTGTTGCCGCAAGTGCCGGATATGCTGAAAGAATTTGGCTTGGGCCTTATTGGCGGATTGGTAGCTGTTGCGGTTATTACCGGCAGCAAAAAACTGTTTTCGTTAGTTAAAGGCAGTTAA
- a CDS encoding ferredoxin--NADP reductase — MSTFYPLIIKEIKRETPHAVSISFAVPDSLSEAYNFTAGQYLNIKTHHEGKEVRKAYSICSAPGSGELRVAIKAVKNGGFSAFANEKLAQGDTMEVGVPEGNFTFEPKPDRQRNYAAFAAGSGITPVMAIIHSVLINEPESTFVLVYGNKTPEDTIFHNLLVELQEKYLGRFFVQFVYSKTHDEGAIFGRIDRAAVNFVIKNKHKEKEFSKFYLCGPEEMILLVNEVLKENNVPEKSIKFELFSTPIAEKTISASLEGQTTVTVMVDDEETTFVMPKEITILDAALKQGVDAPYSCQGGICSSCMARITKGTAEMKKNAILTDGEIAEGLILTCQAHPTSAELYVDFDDV; from the coding sequence ATGTCTACGTTTTATCCACTTATAATAAAAGAAATAAAAAGAGAAACGCCTCACGCCGTATCTATAAGCTTTGCCGTGCCGGATAGCCTTAGCGAAGCCTATAACTTTACCGCAGGCCAGTACCTTAACATAAAAACCCACCACGAGGGCAAAGAGGTGCGCAAGGCTTACTCTATATGTTCTGCACCGGGTAGCGGCGAACTTCGCGTTGCCATAAAGGCCGTAAAGAATGGTGGTTTCTCGGCTTTTGCCAATGAAAAGCTTGCACAGGGCGACACCATGGAAGTAGGCGTGCCCGAAGGTAACTTTACCTTTGAGCCGAAGCCGGACAGGCAGCGCAACTATGCCGCGTTTGCAGCAGGCAGCGGTATTACACCGGTTATGGCTATTATACATTCGGTGTTAATTAATGAGCCTGAGAGTACGTTTGTACTGGTATATGGCAACAAAACACCTGAGGATACCATTTTCCACAACCTGCTGGTTGAGCTTCAGGAAAAATACCTGGGCCGCTTTTTTGTACAGTTTGTATACAGCAAAACGCACGATGAGGGCGCCATCTTTGGCCGTATAGACCGTGCTGCAGTAAATTTTGTAATAAAGAATAAGCATAAAGAAAAGGAGTTTTCTAAATTCTACCTGTGCGGGCCCGAAGAAATGATACTTTTAGTAAACGAGGTACTGAAAGAAAACAACGTACCGGAAAAGAGCATTAAGTTTGAGTTGTTCTCTACCCCAATTGCAGAGAAAACCATATCTGCCAGTCTTGAAGGGCAAACTACGGTTACCGTAATGGTTGATGATGAGGAGACTACTTTTGTAATGCCTAAAGAAATTACCATATTAGATGCCGCCCTTAAGCAGGGTGTAGATGCACCTTACTCCTGCCAGGGAGGTATTTGCAGCAGCTGCATGGCGCGCATTACAAAGGGTACGGCAGAGATGAAAAAGAACGCCATACTTACCGATGGCGAAATTGCCGAAGGCCTTATACTTACCTGCCAGGCACACCCTACATCTGCTGAGCTATATGTAGATTTTGACGATGTATAA
- a CDS encoding T9SS type A sorting domain-containing protein, which translates to MKKNYFSKKICFLVLYLTAIVPAFAQSFTDGIFVLNEGGAGSGNASVSFLANNAEQPVNNIYATVNPTQGALGDTAQSLSFNGNYAYIVLNISNTVKVVNRTTFEYVATISTGLVNPRYMAFYDGKGYVTNWGNGGSAADGYIAVIDLQTNTVESTITVAPGVERILTVNDKLYAAHQGGFGYGTTLSVIDPVSNTVSSTVTVGDVPNKMIVDGDFMYVLCGGRPSWGAPETDGSLVKINLADNTVVATTNYEGLHPANLEIDTTGNFYFTSAADIYKAAFTTPETITEIASLEPQGAYGVYGMNLIDDTLYVADAGNYVSPGTAYLFSTTGTPQGNYTVGVIPNSFYKADSSLSIPVQQGNQLAVYPNPASGQFFVTTDAAAEVAVYDLTGKEVLKAKYAATGVNIANLSQGMYMVKISDGKQTTMKKLIVK; encoded by the coding sequence ATGAAAAAAAACTACTTTTCTAAAAAAATCTGTTTCCTTGTACTTTACTTAACAGCCATTGTTCCGGCTTTTGCACAATCGTTTACCGATGGTATTTTTGTACTTAACGAAGGTGGTGCCGGTAGCGGCAACGCTTCTGTGTCGTTTCTTGCAAACAACGCAGAGCAGCCTGTAAACAACATTTACGCAACAGTTAACCCTACTCAGGGCGCACTTGGTGATACTGCACAAAGTCTTAGCTTTAATGGTAACTATGCTTACATTGTACTAAACATTTCTAACACCGTTAAAGTTGTTAACCGCACTACTTTTGAGTATGTTGCTACAATAAGCACCGGGCTTGTAAACCCGCGCTACATGGCTTTTTACGATGGTAAAGGTTATGTAACCAACTGGGGAAATGGTGGTAGTGCTGCTGATGGCTACATAGCTGTTATAGATCTGCAAACCAATACTGTTGAATCTACTATAACTGTTGCTCCGGGTGTAGAGCGCATCCTTACCGTAAACGATAAGCTATATGCGGCGCACCAGGGTGGTTTTGGCTATGGTACTACGTTATCTGTAATAGACCCTGTAAGTAACACTGTTAGCTCAACTGTTACCGTAGGCGATGTCCCTAACAAAATGATCGTAGATGGCGATTTTATGTATGTACTTTGTGGCGGAAGGCCAAGCTGGGGCGCTCCGGAGACTGATGGTTCTCTTGTAAAAATAAACCTTGCAGATAATACTGTGGTTGCTACAACAAACTATGAAGGCCTGCACCCTGCAAACCTTGAAATAGACACTACCGGTAATTTCTATTTTACATCTGCTGCCGACATTTATAAAGCAGCGTTTACAACACCTGAGACAATTACCGAAATAGCATCTTTAGAGCCTCAGGGCGCTTATGGCGTATATGGCATGAACCTTATAGACGATACCCTTTATGTTGCTGATGCAGGTAATTATGTAAGCCCGGGTACTGCTTATCTATTTAGTACTACAGGTACACCACAGGGTAATTATACAGTAGGTGTAATACCTAACAGTTTTTATAAGGCAGATAGCAGCCTTAGCATTCCTGTACAACAGGGCAATCAGCTTGCGGTATACCCTAACCCGGCATCCGGCCAGTTTTTTGTAACTACCGATGCTGCTGCTGAAGTAGCTGTTTATGACCTTACCGGCAAAGAAGTTTTAAAAGCAAAATATGCTGCAACGGGTGTAAACATTGCAAACCTTTCTCAGGGTATGTATATGGTAAAAATATCTGACGGTAAGCAAACTACCATGAAAAAGCTTATTGTAAAATAA
- a CDS encoding TetR/AcrR family transcriptional regulator, translating to MGRHKEFNYDQKLDIALELFWTQGYNVTSITDLEHHMGMNRSSIYPNYGDKKSLLIKCLTKYLKSRVSEYEGILNDVQSDATKNLKKIFRLAVDHSIKEDRTCLAVKLSFEIAITDDDIRRLLTTNEKKIEDIYFEILKSGQQQGCFKSDLNTRVTADFFACSSAALFKNYALNRNRKAIYDMIETLIHMVKA from the coding sequence ATGGGAAGACACAAGGAATTTAATTATGATCAGAAGTTAGACATTGCTCTGGAGCTTTTCTGGACGCAAGGTTATAATGTAACATCTATTACCGACCTGGAGCATCATATGGGGATGAACCGCAGCAGTATTTATCCCAATTATGGTGATAAAAAATCGCTCCTTATTAAGTGCTTAACAAAATACCTGAAATCCAGGGTGTCGGAATATGAAGGGATTTTAAATGACGTACAATCTGATGCGACTAAAAATTTAAAAAAAATATTTCGGTTGGCAGTAGATCACAGCATAAAAGAAGACAGAACTTGTCTGGCAGTTAAATTGTCATTTGAAATAGCGATAACTGATGATGACATAAGACGGTTGTTGACTACCAATGAGAAGAAGATTGAAGATATTTATTTCGAAATCTTAAAGTCCGGACAACAGCAAGGGTGTTTTAAAAGTGACTTAAATACAAGAGTAACTGCCGATTTCTTTGCATGCTCTTCTGCTGCACTATTCAAAAATTATGCATTAAATAGAAATCGAAAGGCTATATACGACATGATAGAAACATTAATACATATGGTCAAGGCATGA
- a CDS encoding ABC transporter ATP-binding protein yields MITINNLRKTYNGVTVLNIAGLTINKGESFGLVGNNGAGKTTLFSLLLDLIEPSNGEVKINNIQVNKSEAWKPLVAAFLDETFLIGYLTAEEYFYFIGDLRGQNKATVDALLKEHTDFFNDEILGKKKYLRDLSKGNQKKVGIIATLIGNPEIIILDEPFANLDPTTQFRLKKIIKDLADSKNVTILVSSHDLAHTTEVSNRIVAMHKGEVVKDIYTSEETLHELEAFFAV; encoded by the coding sequence ATGATTACTATAAATAACTTACGCAAAACATATAACGGTGTTACCGTACTAAACATAGCAGGACTAACCATAAATAAGGGCGAAAGCTTTGGCCTGGTAGGCAACAACGGCGCAGGCAAAACCACGCTGTTCAGCCTGCTACTCGACCTTATAGAGCCAAGCAATGGCGAGGTAAAAATAAACAACATACAGGTTAACAAAAGCGAAGCGTGGAAACCCCTTGTGGCTGCATTTTTAGACGAAACATTTTTGATAGGCTACCTTACGGCTGAGGAGTATTTTTACTTTATAGGCGACCTGCGCGGACAAAATAAAGCTACCGTAGATGCCCTGCTAAAAGAGCACACTGACTTTTTTAACGACGAAATTCTGGGTAAAAAGAAATACCTGCGCGACCTGAGCAAGGGTAACCAGAAAAAGGTGGGCATTATTGCCACACTTATAGGCAACCCTGAGATTATTATACTTGATGAGCCATTTGCCAACCTGGATCCTACCACACAGTTCAGGCTTAAAAAGATTATTAAAGACCTAGCCGACAGTAAAAATGTTACTATACTGGTATCGAGCCATGACCTTGCACATACTACCGAGGTAAGCAACCGTATTGTAGCTATGCACAAAGGCGAAGTAGTTAAGGATATTTATACATCTGAAGAAACACTGCACGAACTGGAAGCATTTTTTGCTGTGTAA
- a CDS encoding winged helix-turn-helix transcriptional regulator: MKKDGEVENECPAEGLLKQLSGKWKPQIFLLAVKGAVRFNGLLRDIKGSNKQSIATALREMEDYGLLTKTVVAQKPLHIEYTLSEKGLSLVPVFRQLEFFSEG; the protein is encoded by the coding sequence ATGAAAAAAGATGGAGAAGTGGAAAATGAATGCCCGGCAGAAGGGTTATTGAAACAACTTTCGGGGAAATGGAAACCACAGATATTTCTTTTGGCTGTAAAAGGTGCGGTGCGGTTTAACGGCCTGCTGCGGGACATAAAAGGGTCTAACAAACAATCGATAGCTACTGCACTGCGGGAAATGGAAGACTACGGACTTTTAACCAAAACCGTAGTAGCCCAAAAGCCGCTGCACATAGAATATACGCTATCTGAAAAAGGGCTTAGCCTTGTGCCGGTATTCAGGCAACTGGAATTTTTTTCTGAAGGATAA
- a CDS encoding T9SS type A sorting domain-containing protein, which yields MRTIITGLLVSASAFCQSYAPAAGMPGSTAVASNSPQITGWATGITVTRGPVNIANPDFMAGGSNFATSGQPDAALGSVTGNSVSLGDGGQATLSFGTPITNEAGFDFVVFENGASDYLELAFVEASSDGIHFFRFPAHSQTQTGIQLGTFGSPLPEYLNNLAGKYGGRFGTPFNLSDLPDDLLLDKESITHIRIIDVVGSIDPAYASYDQYGNAVNDSFPTPFVSCGFDLQGIGVINQKTLDTAHNTLHQFMVYPNPATDYINVLAEDNYSITAYNTQGSIVLNKENSNAQRVDIAMLPSGFYLFVIRSGNREASYRIVKQ from the coding sequence ATGCGCACTATTATTACAGGCCTTCTCGTTTCTGCTTCGGCATTTTGCCAGTCCTATGCTCCCGCCGCCGGAATGCCCGGTAGTACGGCTGTGGCCAGTAACAGCCCGCAAATTACAGGCTGGGCTACAGGCATAACAGTAACCAGAGGGCCTGTAAATATTGCCAACCCGGATTTTATGGCCGGAGGTAGCAATTTTGCAACATCAGGGCAGCCTGATGCCGCATTAGGCAGTGTAACCGGAAATTCGGTAAGCCTGGGTGATGGCGGGCAGGCAACGCTTAGTTTCGGTACGCCCATTACAAACGAAGCCGGTTTTGACTTTGTTGTTTTTGAAAACGGGGCAAGCGATTATCTGGAACTGGCTTTTGTAGAAGCAAGCTCAGATGGCATTCACTTTTTCCGTTTCCCGGCACATAGCCAAACACAAACCGGTATACAACTGGGCACTTTTGGGTCGCCCCTGCCGGAATACCTTAATAATCTTGCCGGAAAATATGGCGGACGCTTCGGCACACCGTTTAACCTTTCTGACCTGCCAGACGATTTGCTGCTTGATAAAGAAAGCATAACCCACATCAGGATAATTGATGTTGTGGGCAGCATTGACCCTGCCTACGCAAGTTATGACCAGTATGGCAATGCAGTAAACGACTCATTTCCTACGCCGTTTGTTTCATGCGGGTTTGACCTGCAGGGCATAGGCGTTATCAATCAAAAAACGCTGGATACTGCACATAACACTCTACATCAGTTTATGGTGTACCCCAACCCTGCTACTGATTATATTAATGTTTTGGCAGAAGATAATTACAGCATAACAGCATATAATACCCAGGGAAGCATAGTACTTAATAAAGAAAATAGCAACGCCCAACGCGTAGATATAGCTATGCTTCCATCGGGTTTTTATTTGTTTGTTATCCGGTCAGGAAACAGAGAAGCCTCTTACCGTATCGTAAAGCAATAA
- a CDS encoding Crp/Fnr family transcriptional regulator: MPETILRQHIEKIIPLTDDEFSLVLSHFTFEKHNKRDFLIRKGQAAKYVYFVVSGLLQLVSDDDKGKQHIVAFAMEDWWESDYFAFFSGNKATMSLQCLEDTVVFCITLSNYNALCAALPKIEHFLLVKSNNGHIAAQQRILSFLTSTAKQRYDQLLKRYPSLFQRVPKKLIASYLGVSRETLSRLIS, from the coding sequence ATGCCCGAAACAATACTGCGCCAACATATAGAAAAAATCATCCCGCTTACAGACGATGAATTTTCGTTGGTACTTTCACATTTTACTTTTGAAAAGCACAACAAGCGCGATTTCCTGATCCGTAAAGGCCAGGCTGCAAAGTATGTTTATTTTGTTGTTTCGGGATTGTTACAGCTTGTTTCTGATGATGATAAAGGCAAACAGCATATTGTAGCCTTTGCTATGGAAGACTGGTGGGAGAGCGATTATTTTGCATTTTTTTCCGGTAATAAAGCTACCATGTCGTTACAATGTCTTGAAGACACCGTAGTTTTTTGCATTACCCTGAGTAATTATAATGCCTTATGTGCAGCCCTGCCTAAAATAGAACACTTTCTTTTAGTAAAATCAAATAATGGGCATATTGCCGCCCAGCAGCGCATATTATCTTTTCTTACGTCAACGGCTAAGCAGCGTTATGACCAGTTGCTAAAACGCTATCCGTCATTGTTTCAGCGCGTCCCTAAAAAACTCATTGCCTCATATCTGGGTGTTTCGCGCGAAACACTAAGCAGGCTTATTTCATAA